A genomic window from Sparus aurata chromosome 14, fSpaAur1.1, whole genome shotgun sequence includes:
- the LOC115595340 gene encoding proline-rich protein 5-like isoform X2: MEREGSFRRSLQNKLRLGSGSSSSLTDLSQAKTPGGGDKGGISGGLSEDSSKDKGTQQRRAGANATWNSIHNAVISVFQKKDLGENELYTLNEGVRQLLKTELGSFFTEYLQNQLLTKGMVILRDKIRFYEGQKLLDSLADTWDFFFGDVLSMLQAIFYPVQGKEPSVRQLALLHFRNIITLNLKLDEALSRPRARVPPSIIQMLLILQGVHESKGVTDDYLRLESLIQKVVSPYLGTHGLYSRDGSSNLHCSSCLLEKRLQRSWPSKTGNSPIAKNPVVRSKSYNVPMLTPVVEYDVDSSAGGGTGIRRHSVSGMTSCLEESGSVAESMTTATNNTSTSSLANPSPASTAFVALSDTVTSIKDPWPRVANSPRHRQLRHPSPSILPEPSPDEDTHCTGSLVSDSSASSRVLAQDTSSGPSPASSPEIMMDNILESLDSEPEHDGIFLDFSRRCSGGSTHSRGSNRQSVA, from the exons ATGGAACGAGAGGGCTCGTTCAGGAG GAGTCTCCAAAATAAGCTGAGGTTGGGCAGCGGCTCATCCTCCAGTCTGACAGACCTCTCGCAAGCAAAAACTCCAGGAGGAGGGGATAAGGGAGGAATAAGTGGTGGACTGTCAGAGGATAGCAGCAAAGACAAAGGGACACAGCAGAGAAGAGCCGGGGCCAATGCCACCTGGAACAG CATCCACAACGCAGTGATATCAGTTTTCCAGAAGAAGGATCTGGGGGAAAATGAACTCTACACTCTGAATGAAGGTGTCAG GCAGCTGCTGAAGACGGAGCTGGGCTCCTTCTTCACTGAGTACCTTCAGAACCAGCTGCTCACTAAAGGCATGGTCATACTGAGAGACAAGATCCGCTTCTATGAag GTCAGAAGTTGCTGGACTCCCTGGCCGACACATGGGACTTCTTCTTCGGAGATGTTCTGTCCATGCTGCAGGCCATCTTCTACCCTgtacag GGAAAGGAGCCCTCTGTGCGTCAGTTGGCTCTGCTCCACTTCAGGAACATCATCACCCTCAACCTGAAACTGGACGAGGCTCTGTCTCGACCCCGAGCCAGAGTCCCTCCTTCTATCATACAGATGCTGCTAATACTGCAG GGAGTCCATGAATCTAAAGGTGTAACAGATGACTACCTCCGTCTGGAGTCGCTCATCCAGAAGGTGGTCTCTCCCTACCTCGGGACTCATGGGTTATATTCCAGAGATGGCTCCTCAAATTTGCACTGCTCCTCCTGCCTATTAG aaaAGCGTTTGCAGCGCTCCTGGCCCTCGAAAACAGGCAACTCCCCCATCGCCAAGAACCCAGTGGTACGCTCCAAAAGCTACAACGTTCCCATGCTCACCCCTGTGGTGGAGTACGACGTCGACTCCTCCGCAGGAGGTGGCACAGGTATCAGACGACACTCTGTCTCCGGGATGACCTCCTGCCTGGAGGAGAGCGGCTCTGTGGCTGAATCCATGACCACTGCCACCAACAACACCAGCACATCCAGCCTCGCCAACCCCTCCCCAGCTTCCACAGCCTTTGTTGCACTTTCAG acactgtgacCTCCATCAAGGACCCCTGGCCCAGAGTCGCCAACAGTCCCCGCCATCGCCAGCTACGAcacccctccccctccatcctcccaGAGCCCTCCCCAGACGAGGACACACACTGCACGGGTTCTCTGGTGTCTGACTCCTCTGCGTCCTCCAGAGTTCTGGCTCAAGACACGAGCTCCGGCCCCAGCCCTGCGTCCAGTCCGGAGATCATGATGGACAACATCCTGGAGTCTCTGGACTCCGAGCCGGAGCATGACGGCATCTTTCTGGACTTCTCAAGACGCTGCTCTGGAGGGTCGACACACAGCAGGGGCAGTAACAGGCAGAGTGTGGcgtga
- the LOC115595340 gene encoding proline-rich protein 5-like isoform X1, with translation MEWGYVVPFQLLESLQNKLRLGSGSSSSLTDLSQAKTPGGGDKGGISGGLSEDSSKDKGTQQRRAGANATWNSIHNAVISVFQKKDLGENELYTLNEGVRQLLKTELGSFFTEYLQNQLLTKGMVILRDKIRFYEGQKLLDSLADTWDFFFGDVLSMLQAIFYPVQGKEPSVRQLALLHFRNIITLNLKLDEALSRPRARVPPSIIQMLLILQGVHESKGVTDDYLRLESLIQKVVSPYLGTHGLYSRDGSSNLHCSSCLLEKRLQRSWPSKTGNSPIAKNPVVRSKSYNVPMLTPVVEYDVDSSAGGGTGIRRHSVSGMTSCLEESGSVAESMTTATNNTSTSSLANPSPASTAFVALSDTVTSIKDPWPRVANSPRHRQLRHPSPSILPEPSPDEDTHCTGSLVSDSSASSRVLAQDTSSGPSPASSPEIMMDNILESLDSEPEHDGIFLDFSRRCSGGSTHSRGSNRQSVA, from the exons ATGGAGTGGGGATATGTGGTGCCTTTTCAGTTACTAGA GAGTCTCCAAAATAAGCTGAGGTTGGGCAGCGGCTCATCCTCCAGTCTGACAGACCTCTCGCAAGCAAAAACTCCAGGAGGAGGGGATAAGGGAGGAATAAGTGGTGGACTGTCAGAGGATAGCAGCAAAGACAAAGGGACACAGCAGAGAAGAGCCGGGGCCAATGCCACCTGGAACAG CATCCACAACGCAGTGATATCAGTTTTCCAGAAGAAGGATCTGGGGGAAAATGAACTCTACACTCTGAATGAAGGTGTCAG GCAGCTGCTGAAGACGGAGCTGGGCTCCTTCTTCACTGAGTACCTTCAGAACCAGCTGCTCACTAAAGGCATGGTCATACTGAGAGACAAGATCCGCTTCTATGAag GTCAGAAGTTGCTGGACTCCCTGGCCGACACATGGGACTTCTTCTTCGGAGATGTTCTGTCCATGCTGCAGGCCATCTTCTACCCTgtacag GGAAAGGAGCCCTCTGTGCGTCAGTTGGCTCTGCTCCACTTCAGGAACATCATCACCCTCAACCTGAAACTGGACGAGGCTCTGTCTCGACCCCGAGCCAGAGTCCCTCCTTCTATCATACAGATGCTGCTAATACTGCAG GGAGTCCATGAATCTAAAGGTGTAACAGATGACTACCTCCGTCTGGAGTCGCTCATCCAGAAGGTGGTCTCTCCCTACCTCGGGACTCATGGGTTATATTCCAGAGATGGCTCCTCAAATTTGCACTGCTCCTCCTGCCTATTAG aaaAGCGTTTGCAGCGCTCCTGGCCCTCGAAAACAGGCAACTCCCCCATCGCCAAGAACCCAGTGGTACGCTCCAAAAGCTACAACGTTCCCATGCTCACCCCTGTGGTGGAGTACGACGTCGACTCCTCCGCAGGAGGTGGCACAGGTATCAGACGACACTCTGTCTCCGGGATGACCTCCTGCCTGGAGGAGAGCGGCTCTGTGGCTGAATCCATGACCACTGCCACCAACAACACCAGCACATCCAGCCTCGCCAACCCCTCCCCAGCTTCCACAGCCTTTGTTGCACTTTCAG acactgtgacCTCCATCAAGGACCCCTGGCCCAGAGTCGCCAACAGTCCCCGCCATCGCCAGCTACGAcacccctccccctccatcctcccaGAGCCCTCCCCAGACGAGGACACACACTGCACGGGTTCTCTGGTGTCTGACTCCTCTGCGTCCTCCAGAGTTCTGGCTCAAGACACGAGCTCCGGCCCCAGCCCTGCGTCCAGTCCGGAGATCATGATGGACAACATCCTGGAGTCTCTGGACTCCGAGCCGGAGCATGACGGCATCTTTCTGGACTTCTCAAGACGCTGCTCTGGAGGGTCGACACACAGCAGGGGCAGTAACAGGCAGAGTGTGGcgtga
- the napepld gene encoding N-acyl-phosphatidylethanolamine-hydrolyzing phospholipase D isoform X2: MEKPSSSGRAALEESKGLVEDVGVLRGAEGGEADHHTPRKSSSSRSSRKSFRLDYRLEEDVTKSCQDKHGRWTNPWPTWRFPSYTTLLRFLLWDKNHSNIPSSKELLDSELPVMEPYFVQSPDLSESGPGLRVTWLGHATVLVEMDGLNILTDPIFSQRASMFQFLGPKRYRGPPCTVEQLPRIDAVVISHSHYDHLDAGSVAGLNQRFGGELRWFVPLGLMDWLTKMGCENVMELDWWEENCVPGHDDITFVCTPAQHWSKRTAMDDNKSLWGSWCVLGPDHRFFFAGDTGYCSSFQEIGRRYGPFDLAAIPIGAYHPRDMMQGQHVDPEEAVQIHQDLQAKQSVAIHWGTFALAYEYYLEPPARLREALEQKGLKPESFFTLDHGESRLVASQQGDVFD, translated from the exons GATGTTGGAGTGCTGAGAGGTGCTGAGGGTGGGGAGGCGGATCATCATACACCGAGGAAGAGCAGCTCGTCTCGCTCCTCCCGCAAGAGCTTCCGCCTGGATTATCGGCTGGAG GAGGATGTGACGAAATCCTGTCAAGACAAACACGGTCGCTGGACCAACCCTTGGCCTACATGGCGGTTCCCTTCCTACACCACCCTGCTCAGGTTCCTGTTGTGGGATAAAAATCACAGCAATATACCAAGTAGCAAAGAG CTTCTGGACAGCGAGCTCCCAGTGATGGAGCCGTACTTTGTCCAGAGCCCAGATCTCTCTGAATCAGGCCCAGGACTGAGAGTCACCTGGCTGGGCCACGCCACGGTTCTGGTTGAAATGGACGGGCTGAATATTCTGACAGACCCGATTTTCAGCCAGAGGGCGTCGATGTTCCAGTTCCTGGGGCCTAAAAGGTACCGAGGGCCCCCCTGCACTGTGGAACAG CTGCCAAGGATTGATGCTGTTGTCATCAGTCATTCTCATTATGACCATCTGGATGCTGGATCAGTGGCCGGCCTTAACCAACGCTTTGGAGGGGAGCTACGCTG GTTCGTGCCTCTGGGTTTGATGGATTGGCTGACGAAGATGGGCTGCGAGAACGTGATGGAGCTGGACTGGTGGGAGGAGAACTGTGTGCCGGGTCATGATGACATTACATTTGTCTGCACGCCCGCTCAGCACTGGAGCAAACGCACCGCGATGGACGATAACAAG tctttgTGGGGCAGCTGGTGTGTTTTGGGTCCGGACCACCGTTTCTTCTTCGCTGGTGACACCGGCTACTGCTCTTCCTTCCAGGAGATCGGCCGACGCTATGGACCGTTTGACCTCGCAGCAATCCCCATCGGAGCTTACCACCCCAG GGATATGATGCAGGGGCAACATGTCGACCCAGAagaggctgttcagattcaccAAGACCTCCAAGCCAAACAGTCTGTAGCCATTCACTGGGGAACCTTTGCTCTCGCCTATGAG TACTACCTGGAGCCACCTGCTCGGCTCAGAGAGGCCCTGGAACAGAAAGGACTGAAGCCAGAATCCTTCTTCACCTTAGATCACGGGGAGTCTCGCCTTGTCGCTTCACAGCAGGGAGACGTCTTTGACTGA